AACAACAATATTTGAGGATAATGCCCGAATTTCCGTGGAAAACGCTGAGCCTGAGAAATACTGAGCTCAAAAAATTACGCGGGATTCCCAAATCTCGAAACGACTCAAAGAAGACCACCTAGGTCTTCCTAGGAAAACCTAAGGGCTTGACCTTCAGTGTCAGGAGATCACCTGCATTTTTCTAGGGAGACCCAAATGTATGTTTGGCGAGGACACTTAAATTTTAGGGGATCACGAAGTGAGCGTGAATTTCTGAAGCACACTAAAGCCCCGTgggaaattcatatttttcaaaaaaattcattatttaaaaaaaaaactcctaaTCATGTAGAGAATAGGTCGAGGCCAAAGTATTGAGTTCATCCAGAGCTTCAGATGGACCTAAGTATCTCACTTTGCTATGCTTAAGCAGACAGTTTCTTGGCTGGTTGATGATGAGAGAAGGCTTCGTACTTGAAAAAAGCTTCACAGCAAAATTACCAGAGCTTCCCGTAGTCGAGAGACAACGTTTCCTATTAGAGCACTCTCATCCCAATATTTAGAGAATCGCGAAATTTGTCTTAGACTtaagtttcaagtttttctACAATTTCGGGGTCCCGCGCTAGACACTTCGATCAGATATCTCCCACTTGGGTTTTAATACTTCCCAAGTCTACTCAGCTACAAGATTCACCGATAATTGAGTTATTGTGACTTACTAAACCGGTCCGTGTGTTTGTACATTCGTCTGAATTTTCATCGCTTCCTCCGGCACTGGATCGGAGTCAGACGAAGAGTCTTGTTCCTCCAACTTACAAGATTATCAAACCCTCCGCACGACTCCGAAACCGCCTCCCCCCGCGAGAACCCTAGATCACCCTCAGAGCTGGGACAGCATAGAACCACCGCTGTCCATCGAACCCGAAAACAAAGGAAAATCGCGCCTCCGCACCAACCGGACACGGTCCCCTTGACTTTCGGACGACCTCACGCGAACGCTTTCGCCAACGAACTAAAAGCGGAGTGCACGTTGGAATCGGTGACGATCTTTAGGGGAGCACTCATTGACGTCATCGGTGATGTGCCCCCCATAGGCCAGCGTCGTCTGGGGGAGGGATGAAGTCCAGGGAGGAATTAGGGAAGGGAAGGGAAGGGGTGGATTTAGGTAACTGGGTAATGCTGGGTTCAGTGAACGGGTTGCGGGAAAATTCGGTTTTTGTTGAAGGTTTATGGCCGATGCAAGCAATTTCATTGAACAATCGGGGGAAATGAGGATGCTTTCAGGAAAAGATTTAACAATGGGATAAATGAATGGGGGAGGggggaagggggggggggtcctTAAACGTAACGTTTGATGCTCGGGGGATGTGTTCGCTCAAACCGAATTGGAGGTGCATTTGAAGATGAGGGTTGGCAGCGGCGTCATTTTCTCAACCAAACGCACAACCATCACGACGAACCTGTTTGCTACCAGAAACCGAAAGGGTGGAAGAGCGGGTGAACGACACACGTAAATGCGTCCTGGAGACGTTCCACGTCCTAGTAATTGTCATGGAGACTATCGCCACTTAATGAAAAGCTAACAAAGGATGTTCAAGGGAGGAGGGAGCGGATGGAACGCCGTTTCCGACCAGTTGGCAGTTTCGTTATTTAATTGAGAACCATCGCAAAACGCACGTTTGTTCCATCAAACTAGATGAGAGCCACAACCTAGAGCAATATGACGACACCGCTAAAGATCAATGAGGACTCGGgagattaatggaaaattgtcGCAAATCAATGGAGAACTATCACCGCCTAGTTGTGTGCGAGTGAAGTTGCCTCTGAGACGCGGCAACCAACTCtgattattttcatgtaaagGAGCCCCATCAgcgttttgtagaaaactatcGCAGACTACGAAATAACGCTCTGAAGTGTTCCATGCAATGCAGACCTATCGAGACCGAATATTCGGAAATGGAGGTAGTCGCCCCTACGTCAGGTGGGTGTCGATTTTTGTCAATATTGTCGCGTATTCCCCATCCTTGACGTCAGCCCAAGCCTTGGAGGGGTTGTGACGATATTGTGACAATTAAAATGGCAACTCTGACACGGCTAATTAGTCGCATGCTCTTTTCCATTTTATCAGCTCTTCAATAAGCGGAGCTTCATACCGCGGATAATTCGATTCCTCGACGGGCTCTTTGTTTCAACGAGGGTGGACGGACAGCCCTTAGGTGCGACGCACGTCATCCGAACCCTTTAATCTTTTCGAGCCTAAGGGGTCTTGAATGACGTCGCTTTGACGCCCGTAGGTACGCAAATTTTTGCCATGGTGGGCGGCAATCAAGGACGCGCGATAAGTGCAAGTTTGCACTCCTCTGAGCGTAAATTAGGGGCTATATTTAGCCCGCGGTAAAAGCCTCGAGGCTGACCTTTAAGGCACCTATCGCGTCTTCATCGCCACTAAGAACGCGACAGTTTACACCTCGAAAAACGACCAAATCGTTAACCTCTCGAGTGCCCCGTTGTAAGAAACGTTTCCAGCGCGGTACCACTCTCCCATGAGAAACACTGCGTACCCCAGGGCGTTACCATGCAACCCAACATCTTTCCTAATTGCCCGATGTTAACGGCACAAATCAAACGCTCGCAAAACTCCCTCATGGTGCCGAACTCTCGTGACGTCATCCCCACCCTCTCCGACGTCCACCCGGCCACGTGGTCCTCGTTTATTGACGTTTTCATTCTGGTTTTGCAGTTGACTCTTATTCTTGATTTTTATCAATGTACAGGGGGAAATATGAATGGCGCTGCTCATGTAAGAGGTTCGGACCCTTCGGGAGAGATTGATTTGGCCGATAAAGGGTGTTTCTATGGATGTAAGCGCTTCGGGagtttctgaaaaattaattcgatTCCTGAGAGGTTGCTCATGTACCCCGACACCTTCCGACGTGATTGAACATGTTTCCACGTCTCTCTCGAACATCGGTTGAATGGAAAAGCAAACCTTTGTTTACAAGCCCGAACTCTCTCCCCTATCGATTCATCACAGTTTCATTAATGAAACAACAACGCCTATAGGTCGAGGTGGAGGCGGCAACGTCGCAATGCGCATCTAACCTACTTCGGCCTATGAATGACTCTCCCCCAAAGGGTGATACCCTCTGCGGCTATGAGGAACTGGGTCAGGCTAATACCGGGCGAGCCAGAAAATAAGGTCACCAGCTATTTTTAGGTTAAGTCGATGGGGAAGTGAATCGCTGGCTCCGCCATGAATGGGGACCGTTCATGAATCGAAGACCAGCAATGGTGCGGGGGACGAGGAGGGAGAGCTCGCCCCTCTTGAGCTGTTTGTTGCACGAGAAGACTGGATTGGGAAATTGCCGTTGGAAGGGGTGAATaagggagggggggggggtcaagagagagagagagagagagagagagggggggTGAAATTCAACGAACAAATAAAAACTCCGAAATGCTTTTTGATGACCCTTCTCTTCTTCGGGGCACAGACCTCTGCAATAGGTCAAATgcacccccccccctcccaGGATGGCCTACTTTAAATTGCTGACGTCACACTGAGCCCCTCTCTAATCCAAACCTGAACTAGATTCGCCTATGGCCCGCCAATCCGGTAGCGGCGCGCTCTAAAAATAGCGAAAACCTGCCAAttcaaaatgcaatttaaatttcaatctgCCACGGTTATTTTCTGGCTGGTTAGAGCTTAAGGGCTCACCTTGCAGGGCCAGCTTGgagcttcgaattttttaCGCGTCAGGTAAAGCTCTATCCGATTTCAGCCTCCCTACCACGGGCGAGAGAGGGGAGGGGGCATACTGACCTACTTTTGCGTATGAATGGCCTCGCTAGAGGGCATCAACCTCATTCGAGGGGGGGAATGTAGGTCGACCAGGACGATGCAAGACTAAATTTAGATACTAGAGAGCGATCAGTAATGGGGAAAATTTCAACAACAATCAGCGGGGTGCGAGGGGAGTCAGAGTGCGTTTGTTTGTTTCCTTAAAGATAATCAGATTCAAGTCACCTAAAACGCGTGTGTTTATTATTGCGTTAAATCATTTCTCAAGCTATAGCTGGACTTTCAAAGATGACGTTTTTGACAGATGAGACTCCTGTCAACTGTCAGTTCCTGCCATCTTAAAAACTATACCATTAAACGAAACATTACAAATAAACTCCCAACCCATTGGGGTTTTCCAAAATGGCGATTTTGACTGACAAGACGCTTCTTAGTTTATTATCAACCGCAATAGCGAGACGTACAAaagagtgaaaaaataaaattgactgCGATTGGAGAACTGTCATGACCCAGCAGCTCTAGTTCAGAGCACACGACTTAATAGAAAACTGTCACTAGCGATTTAATcatgaattgaaaattatgctaATTCCAAATTGATTCCCAAAGCGTAACAAACGTTCTAACATAACGATTTGTAGTTGACAGTAATGACCGATGCGCTGTCACTACTGTCAATTGCATACTTTCAATTATACACGctaatattctaaaaaaaaatcaaattaaaagaatGTTAAGGCGCCAAGAGAACGATTTTGACTGGTAAAACGCCCGTAACCTGTCACTTAAACCCGTGCataatttacgaaaatatcttcaaaacgcCAACTGCATTTTTTCCACAAACGAGATTCATTCCAACTGAATTCTTAAGGCATAACAGATTCTCCAAGACCATCAACTATCGTTTGCATAATAGAATATAACCTAAGAAATATTTAGGACGccataatattgaaaatttggtcTATAAATCAGACTCGTTCAAAAGCATACACACAAATACGACTCCGACTAATAAACTGTCATTACTATCCGTTATACCCTTACATAACCCAAAGAAAACGTCAACGCCATCTTGTAAGTGTCATCAGATTTGACACCCGTCAACCATTCGTGCACTTAACCCAACAAAGAAAGTTGCCGCCATGTTGCATATCCAGTCACATGATCTCAATTCAAAACTATAGCCCGGGCAcctctttattatttattagccTTTGAAATTACTTAATGGAAAGAAATTGGGTCAATGAATGCTCATGAATGGGAGAGGGGCGTTATAGGTTGACGGGGCATATAAATATCTCCCCTTACGAAGGGAGGTAAAAGAGTAATAATTGAAGCGACTGCGATGACCTGAAGCACATTTTTCCGCTTTATACTACCTTATGCAAAATCGTTATCTAAACGTGCAAACCCGAGGAATCTGTACCCTCTTCGGAATATCGATAAACGGGGGTTGCCAATGTTGCCATGCTCCGTTGTATTGATCGCGCGAGGGTGCAACGGCTCATCCACCATTCGATACAGAATTTAAGGCATTTGAATATAACATTTGATTGCTCAATCAAGTGCATAGGGTGACCCCGAAAAGCCCGACTTAATGAAAGGAATTCAAGAATGATTACCCATAAGGGGTTGCAAAGGAGAatggtaataaaaaattacgttacgTCTgtgttaaagttaaaaaaaaaccgttaaTTTGACAACCTAAAAAACAGAGGCGTACGCTACTTTTTGGACTAAAATCAGAGGTAGATACCACTGAAGTGTTTtagtatatacatatattcaaTGCAATTTAACCGCCTTTTAACACGCTTTGAGGTATTCCTAAACTACTTGAGTGTGCGAAAATTCACCACTAACCCTTTAACTAAAAGTcattaagaacattttttccaCGCACTTTCTCTATTTTTCTATGAATATTAGAGGAGTGGCAGTGCATTAgttcaaaatttactttattgtGGAGTTACAGTAAATCATCGAGTTATGGTTAATTTGTTGATAACAGCTATGGTCTCCTAATGGGTACGAATGACAAGACCAGGAAGTTAAAGacagtttcaaaatattacgTCTTATTTCCAAGTTTATCAAAGAGTTGTTGGGTTTCCATATTGAAGCAAGGTTACAAACCAGTGATGACCCATTATTTCTTACTTAACAAGAACTTTATGCTATTGCCGCATTTACAGACATTacattaatttactttttaattttgcaaagaaaaagcttgtcaaaatcaaaaaaacctAATAATGTGACAGGCTAATTAGAAGGCTCAAAACTAAAGACACTGAGAGTCGTGTTGAGATTTAACTAGATATTGTTTTAAAGCTGGCAAGTCAacctgttttaaattttcaaataattgccTGAAGAGGCAATCTGGGGATACAAGATGATACAGAGAACCAGGTAAAACTGCATGCAGAAAGCTAAATCATCTCATTGATAAAAATCATAACCTCCACTGTACTGCTTGAAATGTTGCATCTTCTTTGCCTTTCCTCTAAGACAAGCCACATTCAGACTTAATCATTTTACCTTCAGAAACTTGACAATACAGAGGCAATAACTGAAAAATCTTCTTAAAAATACTGTGGTTagataaaagcaaaattgGCATATAGGGATCCTTTCTCTGCAatgaagtattaaaaatatgaattaaattCCCTATAAGTGAGAGCGTAGGCGCCGCCGGAGACAACCAAATTAGCGGCAAGGTGAGGGCCGAGTGGGTATTTTTATTCAGGTCTAAATCAAGAAAGTCATGAATGGGTATTTCATTGATTAAACGCCGAACGTTTTACATGAATCAAACTAGCATACAGCCTGAAATAGAACGCACACCGGATCGGTTAACCAGCCTGTATGAccacttaaaataaacaattaacaCCCAATTAAGCCCGGTTTCCGGTGTTTACAGGACGGAAACGGACCGTGTTGGCTATGTCTTAGGTGGACCGAACTATTGGCTTGAAATTGGAGCTTTTTAAAGCGGGGATGTTGCAACGCAGATGATTTCATTCACTGGGAATCAAAAGACGAGTATGAAGGGCGGAAAAGGGCCATAATAGGCTGGTCAAGGCGACAGCAACCCCCAGAAAAGGGTGTTGCACCCGCTCGGTTTCAGGGCGACTTTGCAGGCTTGAAGCAATACTTACTCCTCAGTTCTTTCGGTCATGGTTGGTCACGATGAAACTCCTACAGCTCAGGCTCAGTTTTTTGAGGAAAACCCACATTTTCGCACAACATCAAACCAAACTTTAGCACACGAAAATCAACACTCCACCATTGAAAAAGTTGCCGTTCCACTGTCACTGTCAGTTTCATTTGCAGCATTGCCGGAAACAATTACGAAATCAAgttttttgcaagaaaaacaATCTTTAAGGTCGCTTAAGACCATATGAGGGTCGCAGCTAATAGCATTAATGGCAATTACATAatcgaaaatcaaaaattccattaaaaaattttaaaaatcaagaaaaacaaGCGGAAGGCCGGCAACAGCGCAATGGTGAATGACATTTCTTCCATTCAAGACATGCGCATTGGAAAAGCAATATGAACTCGCGGCGGGAAATTTTCCGTTATTGATTATGCGATCATCATGCAGTTTTATCGATAATAAGACAAGGCAAAACTTCAATAAGGCCTTGTTCGactaaaattacatattagCATCCTTTAGGTAAGTGGTGAAAGTAGTTATTTTATGTGCAATGCTTACTCAGAGTATACTAGAGCACGGGTCAACTTTGTCCTGCACTTTTTAGAATTGTTTTCAATAGTGTTCCTTTCAAAATACTTAAAACCCTTCGCGTTAGTTCACTAAAGTATTTTAGAAGGCAATTTTGAATAAACCTTagcgaaaaataataaataaatcgaaattatTGGACATTGTTTGAGGCGCCATCTTGGTTATTGGAATTGTAATACAAACATCACGACATTAGAAAAATAGAGTAACTGTGGTTAGTTTGACTTTGTTGTGTGTATAAAATGTAGACAATAGATAAGACTTATTTATTTAGGCATTCCAGTTTTTCTTGTTTAGCTTTCgggtaaaaataaaatttctcataatGTTAATGAGTACATCCTACAAATAAATGAAAGCAAACTGATCACACAAATCACCACTTTCGACACGCGcctttctaaaaataaaaaacgtcaCCTCACCGCCGCATTTACCTATTATAGAAAAATGGGATTCGTGGTGGATAAAGTATCGGAGGACTCCTTCTATGAAAATCTACTGCTCGGCCTCTCCAAAGTCCTGGAGCGCAATCCTTGCGTGTCAAAACTGATCCTCAGACGCATATCTGGAGTGCGGTTAGTGGTACCTAGCTCGCTTCAGAAATCCCCGAATTTATTTCTATCGATTCACAGACAGGCGGATATAAGAGCTTGGGAACACAACAACGGAGTGATTCTCCCGGAAGATTTGCGTTCCTTTTTCTCCTCCACTAACGGGTTCCTTTTTACTTATGAATTTTCTTATGACTACCGCAGCCCTAGCGATGAGGAGAAGGATTTTAGATTAGGGTCGATCCAGATAAATGCTTTAACTGATCTTACCAGGATTTTTGGGTATGAAACCAAGAACAGTGCACAAGTTCAGAGCACCGGGAAGACCTGGACGCTAACTTTATCGAGAGAGAGCAAGGTATAAGCGTTATTAGTTTATCCAGGAAGGAAAACGTAGATCGTGCAGGTTTTTGAGCTGGCGAATGTGGACGAAAACGTCAATGTGGTTTTGGTTTACCCCACCTCCTACTCAGCACCCACTATTTGGTTCTACTGCAGCGGGCAGAAACAATTCACATTTCTGGCAGACGATTTCACCACGTATTTTCGTATGTGCATCGCCCATTTAGGTGAAAGTCAAATACTTCATAATAATATACTCAATAGTCTTTGTTTCTAGGTATACCCTCCTGGCAATACGCTTACTCTAAAGAGGGCGTGCCCGAATGGTCAAGAGAAATGTTCAACGTGATCGCTCCAGGGATCCTGGTGGATGATCGAAACTTGCTGGATGCGCATAGCTACAAATACTGCATCGAGAACGTTAACAAAGTCGActctaatatttttacaatggCGCAGAGCGGAAGCAACGTGGCGGTACCCGCAGAGCGGGTCCAGAGTAATGTGCGACAGCCGGACGTTAGGAGTATGCGGGAGAGACAGAAAGTAAAGACTGTTCCGAGGAGGGCTGTGAGTTGCAAGAACAAGAAGAGTGTGTGAATGTAAGTTAAATTCATaccttcaaataaattatgataTATAATTTCGAATGTGACTCAACTGCGCATATCGCAACACCCTCACTACAAGCATCACTATAAAACCGTGAAATTTGGCAACTTCTTGGGTCTCAATCGAGTGGCCTATGGCGCACCAAATTAAATGACTGATTACTGGACAACAGGCGATTGGTCCTCTCGGTCAATGGACTGGATATGTCCCGCAAAGACACGCGCAAACACTCCTTAGAATCCCCCGAAGCGAACAGAGCAGAATCGCCTAGAGAGTAATTGTTACGTAATTTTAAGAATCTGCTGAGTGCTTCCTTACCTGAAAGCCACTGCTCCAAGAGGCGTGGCTCTCCGAGGGACACCGGAACATCCCTAAAACTAATATCACTAGTGCTGTTTCTATCACAGGCGACGAGGTCTTTGTAGGAGTCGTCGTCGATGCAAGAGTCCACAGAGCGACTGATTCGTGGACAAGAGGGGGACGGAATTGGATCCCGATTAATGTTTATGGAACGCGAGGGCGCCAAGGCGTCGAGGTTTGAAGAAGGATCCAGTGGATCTGTACCTGAAAGTTCAGGGGAAGGGAAATTGAAAGGAGACTATCAAATAAGCCCGATCAAaacgaatattaaaaataattccgattcaaaatcaaaatttcatccattTACCTTCTTCTATAGAATCCGAATGAATATAGCTCACATGAATTGACTTAATTTCCTCAATTCCTAGTCCAATTCTAATGGATTTCTCCTCCTTAATAGCTGAAGACATAAAAACATTgaacaaaactaaaataaacacttacacaataaataaaataaacatcaatCCAATATGGCCACCGTTGCAAATCAATGTTATGTGCATCACTAAGGCCATCTTGGACTCTTATATGACCTACCGCTCTCCCTATCGTCAAATCGGTATCCGCTAGAAGCGCACCTATGAAATAAATCCTGACTGATTTGTCGATTCAGATACGCCTCTGGCACCGCTAAAGTCTCGCTCGATCCCTTGACGTTGCGCTCCTTTCTGCCGCGCTTCGGAgacagtttaaaaatattgaaggaCCTTTTCGGCTGGGCGCCGGAGCTGCGCTCCGGCACCAGACGTTCCCTTCTAATTGCCTCTTGAATTCTGTCTAGAAAGAAATTCTGCAGTTATATCTCAATCATCAgctaaataaacaaaaaaaaaaaaaacgaaattaaatacagAGTGatcattacaaaaaaaaaccataagtAGGCGTTGAAATATCATACACGTCTTGGATAATTTCATGAGGTCTCACCTGTTTGTTAGAACTTTGATGATAAATACATGGCTAAATCATCGCGCTACGTTCACAGTTATTTCAATGACCACCCGTTACATttggtttaataaaaaaaaaaaaaacaacaacttCAAAACAAGGGCTCTTGGTTTTTTTTACCTAATAACGGGTCGTTTAAGTTAGAACTCGATAGGCTAGAAACAGATGACGGGCTAACCAACCTGTCCAATGATACAGTGCTGTCACCTGTTAACGTCCCACTGGTGACATTGGTGGATGCGAAAGTCCTGTCAATTTTGAGGTGAGGCGCGTATCTGTAGGAGTTGTCAGTGTTACCTGTAAATACTCAATAACCTTTTTACCTTAGTTTATCAGTCAAATTGGCGCCTAATAAAAAGCTGCGCAGATGCTTCAGTGTCTCCTTTAAATCTACTGTCAAATTGTGATGCAGGTACCATCTGAGTTGgctgatatttttattgagaaGGAATACTGCATAACTGAAATGGGCGCGATCTTTGCCTTTAGTGTAGAGGGGAAACCTACGCACCCAAATGTTAAGTTACTCTggagcaaaatttcaattaaattacttaCTCGCGTTCCTTATCTGGAATGTCAGGGTAAACTTGATCATAGATCAGTGATCTAGACCCAAAGTGCCTCATCGGGTGCCTTAAAGGAACTTGCAAGATCATTGAGCACATGACCAAGACATGGCAAACATAGCCTAGCACAACTGACACACCCGGGTCTTGGCAATCTAATAACTTgacttttgacaaaataattttccacaCATGTCAATATATTTCTTACCTAGAAGCAACTCTGAGTCAGGCAGATGTATGCCCAGCATAGTGTACTTATTCTCATTGATTTGCTTATCAATGGGATAGATAAAAAGTAGTTCTTTCAACAGATCATGTTGTCTCAGCCACAGCTGTTCACTGACCAATAGGAAATAATCTTTAAGCTGAGAAGTTCTTTGTTTGTACTCTTCCCATTGATGAGATTCTTTGCTCAAGATGTGGTAAAGTGACATTAAATTCGAGtctgaaaaaaagaaaaatgtatatgtgAGATTTTGAAAGTACAAGTATAAACCATCTTTTTCCGAATTATCTGACCATCAA
The Euwallacea fornicatus isolate EFF26 chromosome 37, ASM4011564v1, whole genome shotgun sequence genome window above contains:
- the LOC136349272 gene encoding tubulin polyglutamylase complex subunit 2 isoform X2 — its product is MGFVVDKVSEDSFYENLLLGLSKVLERNPCVSKLILRRISGVRLVVPSSLQKSPNLFLSIHRQADIRAWEHNNGVILPEDLRSFFSSTNGFLFTYEFSYDYRSPSDEEKDFRLGSIQINALTDLTRIFGYETKNSAQVQSTGKTWTLTLSRESKVFELANVDENVNVVLVYPTSYSAPTIWFYCSGQKQFTFLADDFTTYFRIPSWQYAYSKEGVPEWSREMFNVIAPGILVDDRNLLDAHSYKYCIENVNKVDSNIFTMAQSGSNVAVPAERVQSNVRQPDVRSMRERQKVKTVPRRAVSCKNKKSV
- the LOC136349272 gene encoding tubulin polyglutamylase complex subunit 2 isoform X3, which codes for MGFVVDKVSEDSFYENLLLGLSKVLERNPCVSKLILRRISGVRQADIRAWEHNNGVILPEDLRSFFSSTNGFLFTYEFSYDYRSPSDEEKDFRLGSIQINALTDLTRIFGYETKNSAQVQSTGKTWTLTLSRESKVFELANVDENVNVVLVYPTSYSAPTIWFYCSGQKQFTFLADDFTTYFRMCIAHLGIPSWQYAYSKEGVPEWSREMFNVIAPGILVDDRNLLDAHSYKYCIENVNKVDSNIFTMAQSGSNVAVPAERVQSNVRQPDVRSMRERQKVKTVPRRAVSCKNKKSV
- the LOC136349272 gene encoding tubulin polyglutamylase complex subunit 2 isoform X1, with the translated sequence MGFVVDKVSEDSFYENLLLGLSKVLERNPCVSKLILRRISGVRLVVPSSLQKSPNLFLSIHRQADIRAWEHNNGVILPEDLRSFFSSTNGFLFTYEFSYDYRSPSDEEKDFRLGSIQINALTDLTRIFGYETKNSAQVQSTGKTWTLTLSRESKVFELANVDENVNVVLVYPTSYSAPTIWFYCSGQKQFTFLADDFTTYFRMCIAHLGIPSWQYAYSKEGVPEWSREMFNVIAPGILVDDRNLLDAHSYKYCIENVNKVDSNIFTMAQSGSNVAVPAERVQSNVRQPDVRSMRERQKVKTVPRRAVSCKNKKSV
- the Uvrag gene encoding UV radiation resistance-associated protein isoform X2 codes for the protein MDKSSEVTNSMNFTAAEFALGRQRCRKWACLITQQLRLRHIYQIFTYNISEDRKASYYFTLHNTPMSSPFYTSEPVQGQHPKWGELRFNPSIQTNLSGIVIRVWKTTKNEDQIVLTWGVNFSGLVYLGNKITVLQPKYFKANTVIFFMQGAYFTSQDYVQMELEKSLPFQKNLNLIETARNEQVLYRRVAVKALKGEVAISYTLEKLQRLQDLQREINSKKEDVKSVKERIKKASEREQEMDHLQAMSSSIRYAPQLLTMNSLNKMLHEKPTKLERKQMTEFSRKIETCRFRLRLLYEERDKMSANLRRLKQIESKFVEDNEEKNSNLMSLYHILSKESHQWEEYKQRTSQLKDYFLLVSEQLWLRQHDLLKELLFIYPIDKQINENKYTMLGIHLPDSELLLDCQDPGVSVVLGYVCHVLVMCSMILQVPLRHPMRHFGSRSLIYDQVYPDIPDKEREFPLYTKGKDRAHFSYAVFLLNKNISQLRWYLHHNLTVDLKETLKHLRSFLLGANLTDKLRYAPHLKIDRTFASTNVTSGTLTGDSTVSLDRLVSPSSVSSLSSSNLNDPLLDRIQEAIRRERLVPERSSGAQPKRSFNIFKLSPKRGRKERNVKGSSETLAVPEAYLNRQISQDLFHRCASSGYRFDDRESAIKEEKSIRIGLGIEEIKSIHVSYIHSDSIEEGTDPLDPSSNLDALAPSRSININRDPIPSPSCPRISRSVDSCIDDDSYKDLVACDRNSTSDISFRDVPVSLGEPRLLEQWLSGDSALFASGDSKECLRVSLRDISSPLTERTNRLLSSNQSFNLVRHRPLD
- the Uvrag gene encoding UV radiation resistance-associated gene protein isoform X1; the encoded protein is MDKSSEVTNSMNFTAAEFALGRQRCRKWACLITQQLRLRHIYQIFTYNISEDRKASYYFTLHNTPMSSPFYTSEPVQGQHPKWGELRFNPSIQTNLSGIVIRVWKTTKNEDQIVLTWGVNFSGLVYLGNKITVLQPKYFKANTVIFFMQGAYFTSQDYVQMELEKSLPFQKNLNLIETARNEQVLYRRVAVKALKGEVAISYTLEKLQRLQDLQREINSKKEDVKSVKERIKKASEREQEMDHLQAMSSSIRYAPQLLTMNSLNKMLHEKPTKLERKQMTEFSRKIETCRFRLRLLYEERDKMSANLRRLKQIESKFVEDNEEKNSNLMSLYHILSKESHQWEEYKQRTSQLKDYFLLVSEQLWLRQHDLLKELLFIYPIDKQINENKYTMLGIHLPDSELLLVKLLDCQDPGVSVVLGYVCHVLVMCSMILQVPLRHPMRHFGSRSLIYDQVYPDIPDKEREFPLYTKGKDRAHFSYAVFLLNKNISQLRWYLHHNLTVDLKETLKHLRSFLLGANLTDKLRYAPHLKIDRTFASTNVTSGTLTGDSTVSLDRLVSPSSVSSLSSSNLNDPLLDRIQEAIRRERLVPERSSGAQPKRSFNIFKLSPKRGRKERNVKGSSETLAVPEAYLNRQISQDLFHRCASSGYRFDDRESVLFNVFMSSAIKEEKSIRIGLGIEEIKSIHVSYIHSDSIEEGTDPLDPSSNLDALAPSRSININRDPIPSPSCPRISRSVDSCIDDDSYKDLVACDRNSTSDISFRDVPVSLGEPRLLEQWLSGDSALFASGDSKECLRVSLRDISSPLTERTNRLLSSNQSFNLVRHRPLD